In the Archangium lipolyticum genome, GGCCGTGCCTCCGAGACGCGTTCGAGTCGGGCAATGAAGACGTTGCGTGGATCTCTCTTGTGGACCAGGTGCTGTGGAATCTGGAGCCGGGCGGAAGGGTCGAACGTCTCCACCCACTCCGTCAGCTTCTCGAGCACTCCCGCGGGGACCGCGTCCAGCACCCCCGGAGCGTCCCGTCCGTCAACCCCATCTCCGATGATCATGGCTTCTTGCATACAGACACCATCCGTCAGTGTGGCTTGTTCGCGGGATCGGCCCAGCGCATTCCGAGGCCAACTGGATGGACATGGCTGCGACCCGATGTGACGCGACGGCCCGGCTGAGAAGAGCCCCCTGGTTCTCGGCTAGCAGGCCAAGGGAGCGCGGAAGGCGTCAGATTGCTACAGCAGCCCGCCGCCCGGTCCTTCCGGGCGATGAGCAGCAACACCCCGCCGTCGCGCCCGGCGTGGCCGATGCTCCACGCGAGGAAGAGCTCGTTGGCGAAGGCCCGTGGGTGGCGCTCGTCCGTCGAGTCCACCACCACGAAGAGCTGCCCGGCCCCCACCGCGTCCACCTCCCGGGCCCACTGGTTCACCGTGACCACCGCCACGGCGGACAGCTTCCCAGTGGTGTCCACCAGCCAGGTCCCCGGTGGCGGCCAGGGACCGGCTTGCGCGCAGCCCAGGCGGCACCCGTCAGCAACCCTCCTCCGCCCCTCGGGCGCCCGCCCGCTGCCCTTAACAGTGCCCCAATCCCTCCTACCCAACACCGAGTTGGAGTTGCGCCTGCGCAAGGCGATGCGCCAGCGGTTTGGCCGCACCAGCGAGAAGCTACCCGCTGCGACCTGAACGCCGCTCCTCCCGGCCAGGCTGGCGGCGCGCTCGTTATCACATCTACATCGCCTCGCCGCACCAATCCACTGAGCGGATACGTTAGCACCAAGTCTCTCGGCAGAGCTCAAGGGCGTCTCCACATGCCATTTCGGCCTCGGGGGTGATGCGTGTGACAGGCACCGCGCAATGACAGCATTCAAAGTGCGACTTGCAACAGCGCGAGACTACCGACGATGTCGGAAGGAGCTGCCGCAGGGGTAGATAGACTGGCTGTGGATTCATCCGCACAAGGAGAGTCACACTCATGTCTTCTGTCTCATCGAAGCAAGGTATTCGAGGGCTCCAGCTCGTTTTCGGGGCCCTGTTGCTCGGGCTCGCGCTCATCCCGTCTCCCGCACGAGCGCAGAAGGAGGCCTGCATCAGCCTACTGGTGGGCGCTGGTTACGCCGGTTGGGCGCGGGTCGTCTCGGGCGACGTCGCGACCGGTTGGACCGACAGCATTTCCGTTGGCCAGACCGATTGCATATCGCTCGAGTCCTTCGCCAATGGCGCGGAGTACACCATGCAGATCAGTGCCGCGTTGGGCTCGAGCCAGGTGCCCTGTAACCCCACCCTCAAACGTGACTCGAACTTCACCGGCAGCGTCACCTTCCAGGCTTGGGGCACGACGTTCAACGTCAAGTGCGAGATGCCCACCAGCAGCACAGCCCAGGTCTTCCAGAGTCCGAAACCAAGCGAGGAAGGCCTGAAAGCGGCTGCCCAGGTGAAGAAGCTGAAGCCGCCGCCCGACGAGAAGGGCACGAAGGGTGAGAAGGGCACGAAGGGCGAGAAGGGCACGAAGAGCGAGAAGACGAAATAGCCGCAGCATGAAACCAGCGCGGGCGCACACCGCTGCGTCAGGTCCAGGTCCTTGGACACCTGGGGCAGGTCCTTGCTGCGCTCGCGCTGCGTTCGGGCGCACGGCGGCCGATGCTGTGGACCGGTTGCTGAGGGACTACATGGTCCGCGTGGCCCTGGAGGGGAAGGAGGAGGGCGAGCTGGCGCGGGTAGCGAAGAATCTGGAGGTGTACCGCCTGAGGTGCGTCATCCAGGACACGACGGCGGCACTCGCCATCGGGGAGGCGATGGGGGCCGACCTGCTCCTGTGGGGGGATGCGGTGTGTCCGTTGTGGACTGGGCAGGGGGCTCCGTTGGTGAACATCATCACGACGATCGAGGTGCACTTCTACAAGAGGAAGGATTATCCGCGTGCGCTGCGCTTGTTCCGGAGCGCCTCGGAGAAGCTGCGGACGGATTCGAGGAGCAGGCCGTCCGCAACCAGCTCGGCCTGCAAGGCTCCGTGCTCCAGGATCTCCAGCAGGGTCTCGCCGTGTTCGCGCCCTTCATCGCGAGCATCTCCTCGCTGGCTCTTGGCACGGGCGGGTAGCCCCGGCGGCCGTCAGGGCCAGGAATGTGCTGAGGGTCCCGTCCTGCCGCCCACCACGCAGAGGCCTCAGCGCCCCTTGCGCGCGCCGTAGTCCGCGAGCCCGTGCGCGAAGGCAGCGAAGGCCACGTCAATGCCCGCGAGCGTCTCCGCATGGCTCCTGAGTATGGACGGGATAGAGGCCATGTTGAGGGTGAGGGCTGGAGCGGAGGGGCCGAGGATGCGTGCACCGGACGGACCATGTGGAACACCGATTCCGGGCAAGTGGAATGCACCCGGAAGGTAGGCCCAGGAAGGGGAAACCCAGTGGAGCGTTGACGGTGCTGGACGAGCCGCCACCTCTGACCTCCCCAAAGGAGGACTTGATGGCGGCAGAGAGGCTGTCCATGCGCAAGCTGGGAGAGTTGTTGAGGCAGAGGTTGGAGCTGAAGCTGTCGGTGCGGGAGATTGCCCGGAGCGTGGGCACGGTGAATCGCTACCTGTACCGGGCGCAGGCGGCGAAGCTGACGAGCTGGCCGCTGCCGCCGGAGCTCGACGATGATGCGGCGCTCACGGCGTTGTTGTTCGCGGACGAGGGCAAGGTGGTGGCGAGTCGGCCCAAGCCGGACTGGGCGCATGTGCACGCGGAGCTCAGGAGGAAGGGCGTCACCAAGCTGCTGTTGTGGCAGGAGTACCGGGAGACGCACCCGGAGGGCTACCAGTTCACGATGCCGGACCTGCCGGGCATGCGAATATTGTTAAGCTAGCATGTCGGTTTCGCTGATGCCCAGGAGGCCTCTTGAAGCTGTCCTTGTCCGTCCTGCTGCTGGCCTGCGCGCCGGCATGCATTGCCCAGACTGTCGCGCCCGCACCTGCGCCCGCATCTGCAACAGTTCGCGCAACCATCATGATGCGCGACCCGGCCGCGCTCGAGGTCAGCTACCAGATCCCGCCCTCCTGCGCGGCGCTGGACTTCCGCAACGACGGCATGCGGGCCGAGACCATCGCCAGCCTGCGCAGCGACTGGACCGCCGCCGACGAGTGCACCGTGTTCGACGGCCGGCAGATCCGCCGCAAGAACGCTTCCTGCAGCACGCTGCGCCTGCGCGTACCCGCCACCAACCGCAGCGCGGACCGTGTCTATCCCTGGGCCTATCCGGTCGAGCGGGGTCTGTACGTGCACACCAGCGCCTATGCCATCACGGACTCCTGCGGCCCGGTCGACTGGACATTCTCCGTGCCCGGCGGGACGGTCGTTGTCGACGGCGTAATCACGGCGCAGCAAGGGGCACGCAGCGCGGCCGCGGGCGGCGGCGATGCGATGCCGACCGTCCTGATCCAGCAGGCCTTCACGCCTGGCGCGGTGCCCCGGGTCCACGCCAGCGCCAGCTTCGGACCGCAGACCCTGGCCGTCCTGAACACCACGCTGGACAGCATCGAAGGGCTGCTCAAGGCGGAACTGCCCGGCCTGCCCTTCTCCAGGCCCTTCATCGTCGCCACGCCTTCCGACCACTCGCTCACCTATTGGGGCGATGTTGCCAACCGCACGGTGATGCGCCTGGCCTTCCCGCCCGCGCCCGGCCCTGAACAGGAAACGCTGCTGCATTCCTTCGTGACGCACGAGATGGCCCACCTCACCCAGCCCACGGACTGGAACGACAGCTGGAAGGAAGACGAGGCGACCATCGGCGAAGGCGGCGCCGAGTTCCTGCGCGTGGTGACCGCCGCGCGACTCGGCTGGTTCGATCGCGCCGGCCTCAGGGACGAACTGGAAAAAGCTGTCAACAGCTGCCTCCTCGCGGCCGACGGCAAGTCCTGGAAGGGTATGCGCAACCGCGGCTGGGGCCGCAATCCTTATGACTGCGGCCTGACCTTCTACGCGATCGGCTTGTCGTCGAAGCTGGTGTCCACGACGCCCCTGCTGCGGGTGCGCGATTACCACCGCAAGGGCAAGCAGGGCGAGCGCACCGATTTCGCCCGCGAGCTCGAATGCGGCGGCGCGCAGGCTTGCGAGCCGCGCTGGCTGCCCCGCCTTGCCGGCAGCGAGACCCTGGAGAGCGTGCTGCTGGACCATGCCCGCCAGCCCGATTCCCTGCTGCGCCCGACCACGGAATGGACCCAGGCCCTGGTCAAGCCGATGGCCTTCCGCCACCTCGCCCTGCTGATGCGCGCCGACTGCAACGGTTCCGTCAGCATGTATCATGAAGCAGCGGCGGCGCGCATTGCCTCCGGGCCGACGTGCGGCGTGCTGCGCGCAGACATGGTGGTGACCGGCGCGGAAGGCTTGCCGTTGTTCGATAACGCCAACGCGGTCAAGGCCTCGGTCAAGGCTTGCCGGGAACAGGGCAAGACCGTGCTGGGACTGCGGGATGGCCGCAGCGTCACGCTGGCCTGCGGTGCCTCGGTCAGCCTGCCGGCGCGTCTCTTCAGTGTGGACCTCGAGCAGGCACAGGCGCTGGCGAGATAAGGAACGCCAGAACCTTCAGGCGCCGCCGACGTCGCTCAAGGGACACTCCACGCTCTTCGTCACTGCCTCGCAAATGCTGCTCGACCTGAGCGGCCAGGAGTCCGCTCGCGGCCTGGACCTTCCCATCTTCTTCGAACACCAGCGCGACCCAGAAGCGCTGCGCATGGCCGCATTTCCATCGCGGGAGCGCGACGCGTTCATGACCCACTGGCGCACAAAGGTTCTCCGCCCTGAAAACGTCACCCGCACCATCGTCATGGGCCGCGTGGTCGTTGGGAACATCGGCAGTTGGGAACAGGATGCCAAGCGCCTCGTCGGCTATTGGATTGGTCGCGAGCATTGGGGCAAAGGCATCGCCACTCGGGCCCTCTCTGAGTTTCTCCTGCTCGAGCCCGCCCGGCCGCTTCATGCGTGGGTCGCTCTCCACAACCTCGCCTCGATCCGCGTCCTCGAGAAGTGTGGCTTCCACACCATGATCAACGAGAACCAGCATCACCCGGGTGGAGTTGCCGAAGTCCTCATGAGGCTTGGTTCGACGTAGTGAGTGTGGCTCGCGCTACGACGACTTCCGGTCCAAATTCCGGCGCTTCGTCATGCCCGCCAACATCCTGCCGCTTCTTTGTGCCCTCGGGCCAGCTGCGTGGGCGCAGATGCGTAGGACGAGTTGCAGGCGACAGCTCGGACGGAGGAAAACTGAACGGGAGCGCGACTCAGCGTGACGAGCGAGCCCGTGCGACCCGGATAGCGTCCTCCTCGGCCGCACGAATCATAAATGGATGCGCCCCGCGAGCGACACGTCGGCGGCCACCAGCTCGTCGACCCGACGGCGGGCCAATCCGGCGAACTTGGGTTGCACCAGGCAGGTGGCGGTGTCGTCGGGCGACCGGCGCAACACCCGGGGCAGCAGCTCGACACCGAGGAACCCGGGGAAACTGGTGTAGAAGATGGTGCTCATGGGACTCCTGTTCGGTTGCGGGTATCCGAACGCTAGCCAGGCGCCCCTCAAAGCTTCGGGGCCAGCCACCCGCCTCACGAACCGGTGAACGCCGATCGCTCCCCCGGCCACACCTCGCCAGGGCACACGCTACGGAGGGGGCTCCCACGGGCTTCCGTGGAGCCCCTGGCTGCTCGGGTGATTCGAGGCGCGACCAGGACAGCGCGTCAGGAGGGGCGGACCTAGTACCAAACGGATACCAAATCGGGCGAACATTCCTGAACGCCGCTGAACGCCACCAGACAGAAAAAAGCCCTGCTTCCCCGGACTTGGAAAGCAGGGCGAGTGGCCCCGGCTGGAATCGAACCAGCGGCCTGCGGTTTAGGAAACCGCCGCTCTATCCAACTGAGCTACGGGACCAGGAGATGTGAGGGCTATCTAGCGCAACCGCTTCCCAGGAAGCAACGACGACGATGCGTCCAAGGGGCTGACGGGCGGACTCCGAACACTCCAACCGCCCCGCCTGCCCCCTCCCCGGGCTCCCGCCCAGGGTGCCTCGTCCCATCCCGACGCCCCGGCCCCCTCGCGCTGGATGCGCTTCTAGGCCGCGGAATGCTGGAAGCGGGAGCCATCCTCGGGACGCGTCTCCTCGTCGCGCGCCTCGTCCACCACGGACAGGAAGACGCGGAAGGTGCTCCCCTCCCCCACGACGCTGTCCACGGACATGCTGCCTCCGAGCCCGCGGATGATGTCGTGGCTGATGGACAACCCCAGGCCCGTGCCCTCGCCCACCGGCTTGGTGGTGAAGAAGGGCTCGAAGACGCGCTCGAGGTTCTCGGCGGGGATGCCACAGCCGTTGTCGTGCACCTCCACCACCGCCTGGGTGGTGCCCTGCATGCGCGTCACCAGCCGGATCTCCCCGCCCGACCTGGGCAGCGCCTGCGCCGCGTTGATGAGCAGGTTGGTGAAGACCTGCGCCAGCTGCACGGAGTTGCCAAGCACCTGGGGCAGTTCCCCATAATCACGC is a window encoding:
- a CDS encoding TPM domain-containing protein, producing MDTTGKLSAVAVVTVNQWAREVDAVGAGQLFVVVDSTDERHPRAFANELFLAWSIGHAGRDGGVLLLIARKDRAAGCCSNLTPSALPWPASREPGGSSQPGRRVTSGRSHVHPVGLGMRWADPANKPH
- a CDS encoding GNAT family N-acetyltransferase, with the translated sequence MLLDLSGQESARGLDLPIFFEHQRDPEALRMAAFPSRERDAFMTHWRTKVLRPENVTRTIVMGRVVVGNIGSWEQDAKRLVGYWIGREHWGKGIATRALSEFLLLEPARPLHAWVALHNLASIRVLEKCGFHTMINENQHHPGGVAEVLMRLGST